Genomic segment of Hydractinia symbiolongicarpus strain clone_291-10 chromosome 5, HSymV2.1, whole genome shotgun sequence:
TCAgttattttcattcatttcattAATATTTAAGTCATTGCATTGCTATTTTAAGGCTAAACAAGATGCAGAGACCGCTATCTCTCTATTTAAAAGGTGCAACTACAATACGTTCAAAGTAGTAACACAACCAATTCTGTTGTTTAATTTACCAAAGTGAAAACCAAAGTGGTGTATGCTACTTGGCTTGTGACCACAAACCATGCTACTAGCTTTTAAAGCCCATTATATGACTTTGGTTAGTTGCTAAAAGAACATTTTGGACACAATAACATTTTAAGACGTCTGGATGTAGTCAAAAAGTGTGCGCACATTCAAAGCAGCTAAATGGAGCGACCAGCCATATTTTTTGAATATAATTTTTCGAGGAAACCGCTTCAGAAATATGATGGTTCACAGTACACACGCTTTTATACAAGAGTATTAAAATGCACACAGGGCCTTGTATTTTTCACACTCTTTTGCTGTACcagttaaaataattaattattattaatgtGAGCATTTTTTCTGCACAATTAACTAAAGTAAATACTCCTCCCTAGAGGACAACTAAATCAGTAATACGCTGGCAGTAAAACTTCCTGTCGAAATGGCTGGtttattttatgataaaaaactgCATGGGTTTTGCTTCTCTCATAATTTCACAGAAGAAAGAAAatggacagacggacagacagacatttTCAAAGAGGAAGTGAGTTTTCTTGTTAGAAGTATGCCACGaaactaaaaatttttgaagttgttgttttgttcaataaaataaactttggaTTTACTTTACCTTGAAACCGAATTTTCGATTTTCATACACcatgcaaacaaacaaaaaaaggagAGGAATTCGAATTATTCTGatattgttattgttgcttTAGGCAAGCGAGTTTTTTGCATGATTTACATAATTCTAAGAAATATATAACAACTCCATTGCTTGCAATTTATCGCCCACTTAGTTTTCTTTTTATCGTGGCATAACCCTATAAGCTAATTATCAGCAGTTACTATCGCCCacttaataaaaacaacttatgCATTATCTTCTCCTACTGTCGATGCTTTACTtctaatttgaagtgattgaaATTGATGATTCAGTAGTTAGTTATGATAAATAGATTCTTGGCAGTTTCcattgtaaaaaaatgtttctaagGAAACGAAAAtggcaaaagaaagaaaataatgctGTTAATGATGATATATTCAACCGCAAGTATCTTAAGTATTTAAATCACCATATTTGCTGTTATTCTCCATTCTCTAATATTCCTTCCTGTCTAATATTCCAACCTGTCTAATATCGCCGTCCTTTTGGCATGAGCTGATAAAAAAATCTATtgctatatatttttatcaagtTTGTACAATACCATGTTCTCTTATCGGTGTGTAGCATATCAACGTGTGTAGAATTTTAAATGCATACATGCAAATATTAGAATAAAGTTGACTTTTTTATTGCGCGACGCAGATTTGTGCAATACAAAACCTATTTGTAAAAGTTATTTTACGCGTCGTAATTCtgtgactttttttaaaaacttgaagGATTTATCTCATTATCTATTTTTCAGTCGTGAATGAAGCATCCCGGCTTTCCAATACCCTGCCTCTGTTATGCACTCGTCTTTTCTTAAGATTGGAACACTAATCATGCAGCGGGAAAAAAGAGTAACATGCCACGTTAATAAACTGCGCCAAATTTTTAACTGCTTTTTTAAGTATTTCCCCCATATCTTTTATATGGTAAGATTAAACACTATCAAAGTATTAGACATGTAAACTAAGTTAGGAATTAGGGTCAGCGGCTGGCTCAGGTGGGCGAGATCTCATCTACTTTCTCAAActttgattaaaaataaaacgttttatgagagtcgaaataaaatatttatacaaaatGATCCATCTATATTATagtacccgtatacgtctgtgtgtctgtctatcacgcaaaatggtagcttagctgcgcaagtagcgagacgcacacgGTGCGGTAAAAAAGGATGGGCgtacccgtggatttttccacgggcaaccgaTTGGTTTGTAAAAAATAATCGTTTTGTACCTTGTTTTGAACAAAGTAGGCTCTATTCAAAACACTAGCTATGTAATAACTAAAAATTTCTGTACCACTACAGTAGACTGGTACCGCTTCTTACTTTGCTAGTCTGCTGGTAAAAACGGCGGCAAAAAGGTGCCCATTGTGAAAGTATACCGgcttaaaagcaatataacaaAAAGCAATGTTCTTCTTTTTATTCAATGGCTATATACGATCTTCAATTGTTTTTGGGGTGGACAAAGTTGATGTTGAAGCTGAATGTTTCTCATTCTAATAAACAAGTATCAAAAACCAACAATTTTCACAACCAAGCAGTATGTTCAGTTACGCCACGCAGTCCATAGTTGTATACGTTCATGCAATCACGTTTAACTTGATTGTGCAAGTTATTTCATTAGAGTAACCGctagtaaattttaaatttgtgacagtaaaaatttacattatttttaaacaagGGGAAGTACAGTAagatacaattaaaaaaaagttccgGTAATGATTCAGCAAACAATAGCCAATTAAATACAGAAAGACGATTTCCTCCATTATTTACGCGTGATATAATTTTCAACACAGAAAGCAAGAGGGCGTCATGTTTACATCAACAGCGTAACTGGTATTTTGTCACGTGACATTTCCAGTTGTACATATACCATGGTTGCGATATGTGGTACAATATAAATAAGGCACACATGTTCAATGTGTTCACTACCCAAGGAAGGAAGTTGCAGACGCATATAGCGGTAAGATATTGCATTTTAAGAGTTTCGTACTTGGTATTAGAGAAACCAGAATTTTTCAGACTTTGATAGATACAGTTGCTGTTCGATAAactcttaaaaattattttatatacagTGATTTGATTTCTACAGTGATTAGCTTGTCTTCTTCACCGCCCGATCCTCGTAATAGATTTTAATCACTCTAGGAAAGACCAAGAAGTAAGTAAATCTTCACAAGTCCTGTTGAGCTATGTATGCTGTGTGacgtcaaaaataaacaaaacttgtGCGAACCAAGTTGGattttgttcgataatggtggtgaccgttaatgtaattatcGATTTTGGTGGACAAaattttgacattaaaaaaaaaaattatgccatGCTGTTTTCGTGATAtgtaataatgttttcattacaAAAAAACCTATATATATGTAAGATTTTTCGTTTTACTTAGCGAATGTTCCACATATCTGAGATTCCACTTATTTAacgaaattaaataaataaaagtttaagATGAGTGTTATTTTAAAGAACCAGGCCGTCCGGATTGGTCGTCTGCTCCATAAAAAATCTCCGCTATTAATAAATCTTGTTTACATCTTTGCGAgcgttaaattatttataattgagtatttttacACAATTGTTAAGCGGGTggctaaatttaaaaagaataataccGATAGTAACTTTtcattttcaacataaaaaattatgcaGAAAAATTGCTAGGAAGGCATATAGAATGCAGTTAATTATTGGTTAATATAGTAATTATATTGGTACATTTTAGGATTtggaattatgttttttttttctcgctTAGATTTTTTCTGGCTAccacaaaatacattttgttcGCCACTCTTTTAAAAGAGTTTGACAAGACAACTCCAAGGTACAAGGGAAAATGCTTCTACTTAGTTAAGGTTCCACTTATCCGGGATTCCACAACTGGATATTGCTTCAATTTCACTGCCAATAAACAAGTGTTTCAAGAAACTTGTTAATACTAAAAAAGCTTCGAATTTGCACAAATTTAACGCATTTCTTTAATTGGCTGTTGTCTGTGCCTTCTAACTGTTTCTAAGCGTTGTACAATGAAAAAGTACAGTTAAATGCTTATGTaataaatgttgtttttttatttaggtggTATACCTTTCAGGAGAAAAGTTACAATGGTAATAAAATGCGCTGAGGAGATACTAATGCATGCAAATGACACATTCTATTTGGCGAGTTTAAGCAAGAGAGAAATTTTTCCAAAgacagtttattttattttatgcgTTCTAACTGTAATCATATACGCCATTAACTTAACAGGAAATGCAGCAgtaatattttctattttactaCAAAAAACCTTGAGAACACCTATGAATTATCTTATTTTAAATCTGTCGATTATACACATTTCTTCTGGTACGAACATCCTGTTTTTCACGTTTGTTACGGATACTGGATCAGTTGTGGACACACAGAAGAATCAAGATCTTTTATGTGGGTATAGTGAAGGAGTGGGATTTTATTCAATTTGCGCGACagtatatttgtttacattgtgTGCCATTAGCATAAACAGGTTCCTTGCCGTCCAATTTCCAACGAAAAAGGAATACCGAATGAACAAGAAAACAGTGATTATATACAATGTACTCGCATGGTTTGTTTGTGCTGGTTTGGCTTCTCCATCATTCCTTTCTTTTCGTTACAACAGGCATGTCCGACTATGTTTGCGACAATGGAACAATATCAAACATTCATTTGTATATCGAATAATTCTTATTTTCTTTGCTGTTACAGTTCCATTAGTGTGTTTTCTCCTAGCTTTATCCGCTGTTATATGGAAACGAACGAGAAGCAGATTTAATCGCCAAAATAGCGCATCAGCAAGAACTACACCGCTCAAAAAAGCAGAGAAATTGATTGCGTTGTCGATGGTAATTTTATTCATCTGTTGGATTCCTTTCGTGATATACTGGTGCTTGTGGACTGTAGGCTACTTTCCTGGTTGCAGTGGTAGCATTAATGCTATGAAGTGGATTCGAGTGACGATATTATGCTCAACAATCAATGGAGCAATTGATCCATTCCTTTATACGTGTGGCAACACGAAACTAAGAAGAGCAGTGACATCATGCCGTACCTGGTTGCTATCACGGAAAAAAGTTTCTGCCGTAAATAACGTAATATGAGATGTGATATAATAGTAGAGAGAAACGCCCTATTTGTACTGGGGTCAGACCCGCTAGtttctttattaatttttttgaattagcTGCAAAGGAAGAAAGTGATGCACGAGCAAAAAGCTAATTTTTTGTCATAGCAACGAAATATTTTAACGCTTTATTAGACCAAAAATCAAAAGCTTTATTTGTTTCTGCAAGGTAAATTTAAAGATATGAAGACATTATCACAAAATCAAAAATGCcaccaaaattattttttcaaggaACATAGCTCTTTCTATTTAGGAAATAGGTTAGGGGGAGCCTCTCCTTGGACTTAAAGACTCTGGAAAAGGCCCTTAAAAATCTGTCTCCCCCTTCTATTACATACATCCCCCCCCCAATTATGCAGCACGTTTAGACTTTTCAGCAGTATTAGGAAGTGAAAAAAATGTCGTGTTTTGCGAAAGATAATCTAACTTCCTGACAACAAAATGAGAATTAGTTAAGGCTATTGCGTTAGTAGGAGGTCCGGAAACACAGTttcaaataacaataaaaataaataaattaaaaagcacTTAACTATGCATTACCTTCCCCCTATTTCAGATATTGAAATACAGCTCTATCAATATCTACACTAACACCCACCCGACCTAAAAACTCACAACATTGGATCCGTAATAACCTGCATGTAAATAGGTTACTAAAAGTTTTCGTGTGTACTGATTTCTTGACGCATATCTAtgcaaaaatttcttaaatatgTGCAAACTAGTACACTTTTATACTGAGTCGCCCAGAAAATGTGTTTGAGATCAAATTTTGCAATAAtatcaattttaataaaaataaaaaaataaaaagcgatTCTCATGGTTGGAATTAGtcagatattttaaatattctttgcaGAACACAGTATATATACTAGGCTTTGTGCCAAATGCTTTATCCAGGCCAGAAAAAACACTGTATGCCTTTAAAGCATAGTGCTGAAGTAGTCAAATTAAACTTATGATAATGATGTAGAAAATCCCATGATACAAATCTTGTTATGTAAAATTGATGATTCAAATAATAACTTCCGAACATTGTCAATGAGCCTTATAGTTCAATATTTCCGTGTGTATTTATGTAGACGTTCGAAACTTTCAAGTGCTTACGATGGCTATTTTAACAACGCAGATCTCAAAACAGATAGAGCAGAGGAACAAGTATACACTCTTTATCATGTAATTcacaatttatataaaaactaaaTGTGATCTTCAGAGAATTCCTATATTCGCTACATTGAATGCTCCGTTTGACGACTTTTAATGTCTTCTAATACATATAGAAAAAACGATTTGTAGCCAAACCATAGCAGCCATTTAGCTATGACTACACTTTCTTGGTtccattttatgaaaattaagtgCAAAATCTCTAGCGGAAGAAAGACATTGACGAAGTTGGCAATAGTAAGTGCTTAGATCGCCCTAATGATATTAGTGAATGTTttttaaagctagctagctttcctgaaaatttgacaTTAAAAGGGTTTTTGAAGCATTACAAACTTTTACCAAACATTAACAATTACGTAGAACTATTTTTAGGCGAAGTTTTAGACAAATAATGATGCTCAAATGGCAGATACATAAAATAATAGTTGAACTTATAACCTGCAAACTAGCTAGTTATTTCtacaataatagccgtcgtctatTTTTctgtctgttacggaaacacaaaatgcaaTGTGTCTAGGGCAACTAGTCTCCATAATAAAACCCGTATGCTTCTGTCTGCTACTCAGAATTGGAccgcaagtagcaagacgcacaCAATGCAATAAAAAGAGAAAGGcgaaacccgtggattttccacgggccaccgactagtatatATAGCTTTGCAACCACGTCTCATCTAAAAAAAGCATGCGAAAACaataattattaattaaaattatattttcagacTCTTTCTTCGgaattaaaattcaaaaaacaaaatgttctcaCAATGAGTGTTTTGATCCTTCAAgaacgtcaaaagttatatttttagactttttcttttataggttattaaaatttaatttgttttcgaaatattattttaaaggttacctcccgcgaaaaataaagttaattgcatatgaaaaagctagaaaggttttttaaatactgtttttaaaattcttgattggttctttagaatttggactaagaagattcactaattatgcatgatgtcatgagtGTGCTCTGCAAGGAggttaatttaacatgataagccatatagagttaaaaatgttttctggctGTACATTATGAcgcgttttgaacattttacaaaaagttttatatctatttatcataattaataataagcgcaacttttaagacaaatatctcgagaacggataaagatttttcaaaaaaataaataagatctTTCATATGAGCTAGAGGTAACTTTTATTAAAGTCTGCACCACATCAGAGAATATAAATTTGTTAAGTGTTTATCATACTAAAGGTCTATTGCACAAATGTTAACGAATTTAAAGTAATTCAACCATAGTGATAATTTATTTAACTGGTGAAACCTGAGGTTGGATACTGCTAAAAATgcgaaaataacaaataaactaACGAAAGAAACGAACGAAAAGCTGTCTAAAAATATACGTAAATTCCCTTTTTTCTGTGTGTTTTTCTCAGTAGTCTTTTGAACTTACATTTTTGGCATGATCGAGAGATCTGACGTTCTACCAGGAACCTCATGGTTTTTTTCGAGTCGAACAGAAAAAGACAACTTTGCTTTGAGGGAATTACCTTGATCTGCACATGCGCAATGAAAATAATAGTATTTTCTTTGTCCCAGATTGCCTGTCATTGTTTCGTAAGGTCTTTCTTTATTAGGAATGTAACAAGTTTTGTTACTgtgatattttgtattttaaatatGAGAAATATTGTGCAAACGTAGTTTTTGTCCC
This window contains:
- the LOC130646042 gene encoding uncharacterized protein LOC130646042; this translates as MAGLFYDKKLHGFCFSHNFTEERKWTDGQTDIFKEENFKCIHANIRIKLTFLLRDADLCNTKPICKSYFTRRNSIGTLIMQREKRVTCHVNKLRQIFNCFFKYFPHIFYMGKYSKIQLKKSSGNDSANNSQLNTERRFPPLFTRDIIFNTESKRASCLHQQRNWKDQEVSKSSQVLLSYVCCVTSKINKTCANQVGFCSIMVVTVNVIIDFGGQNFDIKKKNYAMLFFLATTKYILFATLLKEFDKTTPRYKGKCFYLVKVPLIRDSTTGYCFNFTANKQVFQETCGIPFRRKVTMVIKCAEEILMHANDTFYLASLSKREIFPKTVYFILCVLTVIIYAINLTGNAAVIFSILLQKTLRTPMNYLILNLSIIHISSGTNILFFTFVTDTGSVVDTQKNQDLLCGYSEGVGFYSICATVYLFTLCAISINRFLAVQFPTKKEYRMNKKTVIIYNVLAWFVCAGLASPSFLSFRYNRHVRLCLRQWNNIKHSFVYRIILIFFAVTVPLVCFLLALSAVIWKRTRSRFNRQNSASARTTPLKKAEKLIALSMVILFICWIPFVIYWCLWTVGYFPGCSGSINAMKWIRVTILCSTINGAIDPFLYTCGNTKLRRAVTSCRTWLLSRKKVSAVNNVI